Proteins from one Gibbsiella quercinecans genomic window:
- a CDS encoding putative quinol monooxygenase translates to MSEVKVVALIKATPEHRAAVDKAVRAMVAPSRSEPGCIQYDLHEEQGTPGAFVFIERWKSEQALKEHMAMPYHDAFLAELDGKLESLEVKKLTQL, encoded by the coding sequence ATGAGCGAAGTTAAAGTTGTAGCCTTAATCAAAGCCACCCCAGAACACCGCGCCGCAGTGGATAAAGCCGTGCGCGCCATGGTCGCTCCAAGCCGTTCCGAACCTGGCTGTATTCAATACGATCTGCACGAAGAACAGGGCACGCCGGGCGCATTCGTCTTTATCGAACGCTGGAAATCGGAGCAGGCGCTGAAGGAACACATGGCAATGCCTTACCACGATGCCTTCCTGGCCGAACTGGATGGGAAACTGGAAAGCCTGGAAGTGAAAAAACTGACGCAGTTGTAA
- the epd gene encoding erythrose-4-phosphate dehydrogenase encodes MTIRIAINGFGRIGRSVLRALYESGKRAEISVVAINELANADGMVHLLKFDSSHGRFGWDVRQECDTLIVGNDSIRLLHQPEITQLPWGDLAVDVVLDCSGAYGSRADGEAHLAAGAQKVLFAHPGGNDLDATVVFGVNHQALQAQHRIVSNASCTTNCIIPVIKLLDDAFNIESGTVTTIHSSMNDQPVIDAYHQDLRRTRAASQSIIPVDTKLAAGITRIFPQFCDRFEAISVRVPTINVTAIDLSVSVHAAVRVTEVNQLLQKAAQGAFRGIVDYTELPLVSIDFNHDPHSAIVDGTQTRVSGQHLIKTLVWCDNEWGFANRMLDTTRAMAASGF; translated from the coding sequence ATGACCATTCGCATAGCGATAAACGGCTTTGGCCGCATTGGCCGCAGCGTGTTACGCGCATTGTATGAATCAGGGAAACGCGCAGAGATTTCCGTGGTTGCAATCAACGAGCTGGCCAATGCCGATGGGATGGTTCACCTGTTGAAGTTTGACTCTAGCCACGGGCGTTTTGGCTGGGATGTACGCCAGGAATGCGACACGCTGATTGTCGGCAACGATAGCATTCGTTTGCTGCACCAGCCGGAAATAACGCAATTGCCCTGGGGCGACTTGGCGGTAGATGTCGTGCTGGATTGCAGCGGGGCGTATGGCAGCCGGGCAGACGGTGAGGCGCATCTTGCCGCCGGTGCGCAGAAGGTGTTGTTCGCCCACCCAGGCGGTAACGATCTGGATGCCACCGTGGTGTTTGGCGTCAATCACCAGGCGCTGCAGGCGCAGCATCGCATCGTTTCCAACGCCTCCTGTACCACCAACTGCATTATTCCGGTTATCAAGCTGTTGGATGACGCTTTCAACATTGAATCCGGCACTGTGACCACTATCCACTCATCAATGAACGATCAGCCGGTGATAGACGCCTATCATCAGGATTTGCGGCGTACCCGCGCGGCGAGCCAGTCGATTATTCCGGTCGACACCAAGCTGGCTGCGGGCATTACCCGCATCTTCCCGCAGTTTTGCGATCGTTTTGAAGCGATTTCCGTGCGTGTGCCGACCATCAACGTAACGGCCATTGATTTAAGCGTCAGCGTGCACGCGGCGGTGCGAGTCACAGAGGTCAACCAGCTACTGCAAAAGGCCGCACAGGGCGCATTTCGTGGTATAGTTGACTATACGGAACTGCCGCTAGTCTCGATAGATTTTAACCATGACCCGCACAGCGCCATCGTGGATGGCACGCAAACCCGGGTCAGTGGGCAACACCTGATAAAGACGTTGGTCTGGTGTGATAACGAATGGGGCTTTGCCAACAGGATGTTGGATACAACCCGGGCAATGGCCGCAAGTGGTTTCTAG
- the fbaA gene encoding class II fructose-bisphosphate aldolase — protein MSKIFDFVKPGVITGDDVQKVFAVAKENNFALPAVNCVGTDSINAVLEAAAKVRAPVIVQFSNGGAAFIAGKGVKTDVPQGAAILGAISGAHHVHQMAEHYGVPVILHTDHCAKKLLPWIDGLLDAGEKHFAATGKPLFSSHMIDLSEESLEENIEISSKYLARMAKLGMTLEIELGCTGGEEDGVDNSHMDASALYTQPQDVAYAYEKLNAISPRFTIAASFGNVHGVYKPGNVKLTPTILRDSQDYVSKKYNLPHNSLNFVFHGGSGSSDAEIKESVGYGVIKMNIDTDTQWATWEGILNYYKENEGYLQSQLGNPKGADQPNKKYYDPRVWLRAAQTSMLARLEKAFKELNAIDVL, from the coding sequence ATGTCTAAAATTTTTGATTTCGTAAAACCGGGTGTCATCACGGGTGATGACGTTCAGAAAGTATTCGCAGTAGCAAAAGAAAACAACTTTGCTCTGCCAGCGGTAAACTGCGTGGGTACCGACTCCATCAATGCCGTTCTGGAAGCAGCAGCAAAAGTTCGTGCACCTGTTATCGTTCAGTTCTCTAACGGCGGCGCTGCGTTCATCGCAGGTAAAGGCGTGAAAACTGACGTTCCTCAGGGTGCTGCGATTCTGGGCGCAATCTCCGGCGCACACCACGTTCACCAGATGGCTGAACATTACGGCGTGCCGGTTATCCTGCATACCGACCACTGTGCGAAAAAACTGCTGCCTTGGATTGACGGCCTGCTGGACGCCGGTGAAAAACATTTCGCTGCAACCGGTAAACCGCTGTTCTCTTCTCACATGATCGATCTGTCAGAAGAATCCCTGGAAGAAAACATCGAAATCAGCAGCAAATACCTGGCCCGTATGGCTAAACTGGGTATGACGCTGGAAATCGAACTGGGTTGCACCGGTGGTGAAGAAGACGGTGTGGACAACAGCCACATGGACGCTTCCGCCCTGTACACCCAACCACAAGACGTTGCATACGCCTACGAAAAACTGAATGCGATCAGCCCACGTTTCACCATCGCGGCTTCCTTCGGTAACGTACACGGCGTGTACAAACCAGGTAACGTGAAACTGACCCCGACTATCCTGCGTGATTCTCAGGACTACGTTTCCAAAAAATACAACCTGCCGCACAACAGCCTGAACTTCGTGTTCCACGGCGGCTCTGGCTCTAGCGATGCAGAAATCAAAGAATCCGTCGGCTACGGCGTGATCAAAATGAACATCGATACCGATACCCAATGGGCAACCTGGGAAGGTATCCTGAACTACTACAAAGAAAACGAAGGCTACCTGCAGAGCCAACTGGGTAACCCGAAAGGCGCCGATCAGCCGAACAAAAAATACTACGATCCACGCGTATGGCTGCGTGCTGCGCAGACCAGCATGCTGGCCCGTCTGGAAAAAGCATTCAAAGAACTGAACGCTATCGACGTGCTGTAA
- the tkt gene encoding transketolase has protein sequence MSSRKELANAIRALSMDAVQKAKSGHPGAPMGMADIAEVLWRDYLNHNPTNPHWADRDRFVLSNGHGSMLIYSLLHLTGYDLPMSELENFRQLHSKTPGHPEYGYTPGVETTTGPLGQGIANGVGFAIAERTLAAQFNRPGHDIVDHHTYVFMGDGCMMEGISHEVCSLAGTLKLGKLTAFYDDNGISIDGHIDGWFTDDTAKRFEAYGWHVVRGVDGHDSAAIKAAIEEARQVTDKPSLLMCKTVIGFGSPNKAGSHDAHGAPLGDAEVAATREKLGWNYPPFVIPQDIYAQWDAKEAGKAREAAWNAKFAAYAQAFPEQAAEFKRRMSGELPASWQADAKAFVEKLQANPASIASRKASQNTLEAFGKVLPEFLGGSADLAPSNLTMWSGSKAINEDLAGNYIHYGVREFGMTAITNGIALHGGFLPYSATFLMFVEYARNAVRMAALMKLRNVFVYTHDSIGLGEDGPTHQPVEQLASLRVTPNMSTWRPCDQVESAVAWQYGIERNDGPTALIFSRQNLAQQPRTAEQLANVYRGGYVLKDSDGQPELILIATGSEVELAVAAYEQLTAEGRRVRVVSMPSTDAFDKQDAAYREAVLPAAVSARVAVEAGIADYWYKYVGLNGAVVGMTTFGESAPADLLFKEFGITVENVVAKAKALLK, from the coding sequence ATGTCCTCTCGTAAAGAGCTTGCCAACGCGATCCGCGCACTTAGCATGGACGCCGTGCAAAAAGCAAAATCCGGCCACCCGGGCGCGCCTATGGGGATGGCGGACATCGCCGAAGTCCTGTGGCGTGATTACCTTAACCATAACCCCACCAACCCACACTGGGCCGACCGCGACCGCTTCGTGCTCTCCAACGGCCACGGCTCAATGCTGATTTACAGCCTGCTGCACCTCACCGGCTATGACCTGCCGATGAGCGAGCTGGAAAACTTCCGCCAGCTGCACTCCAAAACCCCGGGCCACCCGGAATACGGCTACACCCCGGGCGTTGAAACCACCACCGGGCCGTTGGGCCAGGGCATCGCCAACGGCGTGGGCTTCGCCATCGCCGAACGTACTCTGGCGGCGCAGTTCAACCGCCCAGGCCATGACATCGTTGACCACCACACCTACGTGTTCATGGGCGACGGCTGCATGATGGAAGGTATCTCCCACGAAGTCTGCTCGCTGGCCGGCACCCTCAAGCTCGGCAAACTGACCGCCTTCTACGATGACAATGGCATCTCCATCGACGGCCACATCGACGGCTGGTTCACCGACGACACCGCCAAACGTTTTGAAGCCTACGGCTGGCACGTGGTGCGCGGCGTGGACGGCCACGATAGCGCAGCCATCAAGGCGGCGATTGAAGAAGCCCGCCAGGTGACCGACAAGCCGTCGCTGCTGATGTGCAAGACCGTGATTGGCTTCGGGTCGCCGAACAAGGCCGGCTCGCACGATGCGCACGGCGCCCCGCTGGGTGATGCCGAAGTGGCCGCCACCCGTGAAAAACTGGGCTGGAATTATCCGCCGTTCGTTATCCCGCAGGACATCTACGCCCAGTGGGACGCCAAAGAAGCCGGCAAGGCCCGTGAAGCCGCCTGGAACGCCAAATTCGCCGCCTATGCACAAGCCTTCCCGGAACAGGCCGCCGAGTTCAAACGCCGCATGAGCGGTGAACTGCCGGCCAGCTGGCAGGCGGACGCCAAAGCCTTTGTGGAAAAACTGCAGGCCAACCCGGCCAGCATCGCCAGCCGCAAGGCCTCGCAGAACACGCTGGAAGCGTTCGGCAAGGTGCTGCCGGAGTTCCTCGGCGGCTCCGCCGACCTGGCACCAAGCAACCTGACGATGTGGTCCGGCTCCAAAGCCATCAACGAAGACCTGGCCGGCAACTACATCCACTACGGGGTGCGCGAGTTCGGCATGACCGCCATCACCAACGGCATTGCGCTGCACGGCGGTTTCCTGCCGTATTCGGCCACCTTCCTGATGTTTGTGGAATATGCCCGCAACGCGGTGCGCATGGCGGCGCTGATGAAGCTGCGCAACGTGTTTGTCTACACCCACGATTCCATCGGCCTGGGCGAAGACGGCCCGACCCACCAGCCGGTCGAGCAGCTGGCCAGCCTGCGGGTGACGCCGAACATGAGCACCTGGCGCCCGTGCGACCAGGTGGAATCGGCGGTGGCCTGGCAGTACGGCATCGAGCGCAACGACGGCCCGACGGCGCTGATTTTCTCGCGCCAGAACCTGGCCCAGCAGCCGCGCACGGCGGAACAGCTGGCGAACGTATACCGCGGCGGCTACGTGCTGAAAGACAGCGACGGGCAGCCGGAGCTGATCCTGATTGCCACCGGTTCGGAAGTGGAACTGGCGGTTGCCGCCTATGAGCAACTGACAGCGGAAGGGCGCCGGGTGCGCGTGGTTTCCATGCCGTCCACCGATGCGTTCGACAAGCAGGATGCAGCCTACCGTGAAGCGGTGCTGCCGGCGGCGGTCAGCGCACGGGTGGCGGTGGAAGCGGGTATCGCAGACTACTGGTACAAGTACGTGGGCCTGAACGGCGCGGTCGTGGGCATGACCACCTTCGGTGAGTCGGCGCCGGCGGATCTGCTGTTTAAAGAGTTTGGCATTACGGTAGAAAACGTGGTCGCCAAAGCGAAAGCGTTGCTGAAATAA
- a CDS encoding LysR substrate-binding domain-containing protein, giving the protein MNNLPVLNDLRVFVLVARRAGFAAAAEEMGVSPAYVSKRIALLENTLNVSLLHRTTRRVAITADGERIYEWAQRILNDVDRMMDEVADLRQAPQGTLRIVTSFGFGRRFVAQAVAALAQQYPGLELRLDVSDRLVDLASEGYDLDIRVGDDIAPNLVARKLAHNHRVLCAAPEYLQRYGTPKALNDLCGRHCLVIKERDLAFGVWRLQGPAGEETVKVTGALASNHGEIVHQWCLQGQGVALRSFWDVKDSIANGRLVQILPEYTQPANIWAVYIPRLATSAKIRVALAFLRDYFQANVGAVAPLAEYLSRR; this is encoded by the coding sequence ATGAATAATCTTCCTGTGCTAAACGATTTGCGGGTATTTGTGCTGGTGGCGCGCCGGGCCGGTTTTGCCGCCGCTGCAGAGGAGATGGGCGTTTCGCCAGCCTATGTCAGCAAGCGCATCGCGTTATTGGAAAATACGCTGAACGTTTCTCTGCTGCACCGTACCACGCGGCGGGTCGCCATTACCGCCGATGGCGAGCGCATCTACGAGTGGGCGCAGCGTATCCTGAACGATGTTGATCGGATGATGGATGAAGTTGCGGATCTGCGGCAGGCGCCGCAGGGTACGCTACGGATCGTCACCAGCTTTGGCTTTGGCCGGCGTTTTGTCGCGCAGGCGGTGGCCGCGCTGGCACAGCAGTATCCCGGGCTGGAACTGCGGCTGGATGTGTCCGATCGCCTGGTCGATTTGGCCAGCGAAGGTTACGATCTGGATATCCGCGTTGGCGATGACATTGCGCCAAATCTGGTGGCCCGCAAGCTGGCGCATAACCACCGCGTTTTATGTGCTGCGCCCGAGTATTTGCAGCGTTATGGCACGCCAAAGGCGCTCAACGATCTCTGCGGCCGCCACTGTCTGGTGATCAAAGAACGGGATCTTGCATTCGGCGTCTGGCGGCTGCAAGGCCCGGCAGGGGAGGAAACGGTGAAGGTGACCGGCGCGCTGGCGTCTAACCACGGCGAAATCGTGCACCAGTGGTGTTTACAGGGGCAGGGAGTGGCGCTGCGTTCATTCTGGGATGTGAAAGACAGCATCGCTAACGGGCGGTTGGTGCAAATTCTGCCGGAGTACACTCAGCCGGCCAATATTTGGGCGGTGTATATTCCACGTTTGGCGACGTCAGCCAAGATACGCGTTGCGCTGGCCTTCCTGCGTGATTATTTCCAGGCCAATGTGGGGGCGGTTGCGCCGCTGGCGGAATATTTGTCGCGGCGTTGA
- a CDS encoding tartrate dehydrogenase → MNKTYKIAAIAGDGIGQEVLPEGLRVLHAAAERWSLDLQFETFAWANCDYYQQHGQMMPDDWFEQLKGFDAIYFGAVGWPDKVPDHISLWGSLLKFRRDFDQYVNLRPVRLFPGVPCPLANKAPGDIDFFVVRENTEGEYSPLGGRMFEGTDREVVIQESVFTRHGVDRILKYAFELAQQRPRKTLTAATKSNGMAVTMPFWDERVAAMAQHYPDIVWDKQHIDILCARFVLNPERFDVVVASNLFGDILSDLGPACAGTIGIAPSANLNPERHLPSLFEPVHGSAPDIFGRNIANPIAMIWSGALMLDFLGNGDQRYRQAHDGILSAIEKTLADGPRTPDLRGSASTQQVGQAIADLL, encoded by the coding sequence ATGAACAAAACCTACAAAATTGCGGCCATCGCAGGTGATGGTATCGGGCAAGAAGTGTTGCCGGAGGGCCTGCGCGTGCTGCACGCGGCGGCCGAGCGCTGGTCGCTCGATCTGCAGTTTGAAACCTTTGCATGGGCCAACTGCGACTATTATCAGCAACACGGCCAAATGATGCCGGATGACTGGTTTGAGCAACTGAAAGGATTCGATGCGATTTACTTCGGCGCCGTGGGCTGGCCGGATAAAGTGCCAGACCATATTTCGCTGTGGGGCTCCCTGCTGAAATTCCGCCGTGATTTTGATCAGTACGTCAACCTGCGGCCAGTCCGCCTGTTTCCCGGTGTGCCCTGCCCGCTGGCGAATAAAGCGCCGGGAGATATTGATTTCTTCGTGGTGCGCGAGAACACCGAAGGCGAATATTCCCCGCTCGGCGGCCGCATGTTCGAAGGCACCGATCGCGAGGTAGTGATCCAGGAGTCGGTCTTTACCCGCCACGGGGTGGACCGCATCCTGAAATATGCGTTTGAGCTGGCGCAACAGCGCCCGCGCAAGACGCTCACCGCCGCCACCAAATCCAACGGTATGGCGGTCACCATGCCGTTCTGGGATGAGCGCGTCGCCGCGATGGCGCAGCACTACCCGGACATCGTCTGGGACAAACAGCATATTGATATCCTGTGTGCCCGCTTTGTGCTGAACCCGGAACGTTTCGATGTGGTGGTGGCCTCCAACCTGTTCGGCGATATTCTTTCCGATCTTGGCCCAGCCTGCGCCGGCACCATCGGCATCGCGCCATCCGCCAACCTGAACCCGGAGCGCCACCTGCCCTCGCTGTTTGAACCGGTGCATGGTTCAGCGCCGGATATTTTTGGCCGGAATATCGCCAATCCGATCGCCATGATCTGGTCCGGTGCATTGATGCTCGATTTCCTTGGCAACGGCGACCAACGTTACCGTCAGGCGCACGACGGCATTCTGTCGGCAATTGAGAAAACCCTTGCCGATGGGCCGCGCACGCCGGATCTGCGTGGCAGTGCTTCTACCCAGCAGGTGGGGCAAGCCATTGCGGATTTATTGTAA
- the pgk gene encoding phosphoglycerate kinase produces MSVIKMTDLDLAGKRVLIRSDLNVPVKGGKVTSDARIRASLPTIEAALKQGARVMVTSHLGRPTEGEYNEEFSLLPVVNYLKDHLKNPVRLAKDYLDGVDVAEGELVVLENVRFNKGEKKDDEALSKKYAALCDVYVMDAFGTAHRAQASTHGVGKFAPVACAGPLLSAELEALGKALKEPARPMVAIVGGSKVSTKLTVLDSLAKIADQLIVGGGIANTFVAAQGHNVGQSLYEADLIPNAKKLLETSDIPVPTDVRVATEFSESAAATVKQVSEIKDNEQILDIGDVSAQRLADILKNAKTILWNGPVGVFEFPNFRKGTEIVARAIADSEGFSIAGGGDTLAAIDLFGIADKISYISTGGGAFLEFVEGKQLPAVVMLEERAKQ; encoded by the coding sequence ATGTCTGTAATTAAGATGACCGATCTGGATCTGGCAGGTAAACGTGTTCTGATCCGTTCTGACCTGAACGTACCAGTGAAAGGCGGTAAAGTGACTTCCGATGCACGTATCCGTGCTTCCCTGCCGACTATCGAAGCAGCGCTGAAACAAGGCGCTCGTGTTATGGTCACGTCCCACCTGGGCCGCCCGACCGAAGGCGAATACAACGAAGAATTCTCTCTGCTGCCGGTAGTAAACTACCTGAAAGATCATCTGAAAAACCCAGTGCGTCTGGCGAAAGATTATCTGGACGGCGTTGACGTTGCCGAAGGCGAACTGGTAGTGCTGGAAAACGTTCGCTTCAACAAAGGCGAAAAGAAAGACGACGAAGCGCTGTCTAAAAAATACGCTGCGCTGTGCGACGTGTATGTGATGGATGCTTTCGGCACCGCACACCGCGCGCAAGCTTCTACGCATGGCGTGGGTAAATTCGCACCGGTTGCCTGTGCAGGCCCGCTGCTTTCCGCAGAGCTTGAAGCGCTGGGTAAAGCACTGAAAGAACCTGCTCGCCCAATGGTCGCCATCGTTGGTGGTTCAAAAGTTTCTACCAAACTGACCGTGCTGGATTCCCTGGCCAAAATTGCCGATCAGCTGATCGTGGGTGGCGGTATCGCCAACACCTTCGTGGCCGCTCAAGGCCACAACGTTGGTCAGTCCCTGTATGAAGCCGACCTGATCCCGAACGCCAAAAAACTGCTGGAAACCAGCGACATCCCGGTTCCGACCGACGTGCGTGTTGCTACGGAGTTTTCTGAAAGTGCTGCGGCAACGGTGAAACAAGTCTCTGAAATCAAAGACAACGAGCAAATTCTGGATATCGGTGATGTTTCAGCCCAGCGTCTGGCTGATATCCTGAAGAACGCCAAAACCATTCTGTGGAATGGTCCGGTTGGCGTATTCGAGTTCCCTAACTTCCGTAAGGGGACTGAAATTGTTGCGCGCGCCATCGCCGATAGCGAAGGTTTCTCTATCGCAGGCGGCGGTGATACGCTGGCGGCAATCGACCTGTTCGGCATTGCTGACAAAATCTCCTACATCTCCACCGGCGGCGGTGCGTTCCTGGAATTCGTTGAAGGGAAACAGCTGCCAGCGGTAGTGATGCTGGAAGAGCGCGCTAAGCAGTAA
- a CDS encoding DUF1345 domain-containing protein, which yields MHFTSSIKHYWQVRPRLLLSIGAGILCYLLLPSQLNELQRLMLGWNVLAWCYLLSLWRMMLVSTPKHIRQLARAQDESAGKVLALVSIGCLVSILAILFELSTARQVSDPLKTLHLALTGATLVVSWLLLPTAFTMHYAHQFYRQDAQQDPLPLLFPGNLKQPTYWDFAYFSFTIAVASQTADVAVGTAEVRKIALLQSVISFVFNLVILGLSINVGAGLLS from the coding sequence ATGCACTTTACATCGTCGATTAAACACTATTGGCAGGTTCGCCCGCGGCTGTTGCTTTCCATCGGCGCGGGCATCCTATGTTACCTGCTGCTGCCGAGTCAACTCAATGAATTGCAAAGATTGATGCTCGGCTGGAATGTGCTGGCCTGGTGCTATCTGCTGTCGCTCTGGCGGATGATGCTGGTCAGTACGCCAAAGCACATCCGCCAACTCGCCCGCGCGCAAGATGAGAGCGCCGGCAAGGTGCTGGCGCTGGTCAGCATCGGCTGCTTGGTCAGCATTCTCGCGATATTGTTTGAATTGAGCACCGCCAGGCAGGTCAGCGATCCGCTGAAAACGCTACATTTAGCGCTGACCGGCGCCACGCTGGTGGTGTCCTGGCTGCTGCTGCCGACGGCCTTTACCATGCACTATGCCCACCAGTTTTATCGCCAGGACGCGCAGCAGGATCCTTTGCCGTTGCTGTTCCCCGGCAATCTTAAACAACCGACCTATTGGGATTTCGCTTATTTCTCTTTCACCATTGCAGTGGCATCGCAAACCGCCGATGTGGCGGTTGGCACGGCGGAGGTACGCAAAATCGCCCTGCTGCAGTCGGTCATTTCCTTTGTCTTTAACCTGGTCATTCTGGGGCTATCGATTAACGTCGGCGCAGGTTTGCTGAGTTAA